ACCCATGCCGGCTGATCACCATCCTTTGAGGTCTGTACTGGAGACGGTCGGTCCCGATAGCTGCCCAGGACAATTCAATTTTCATTGCCACACCCTTTGCAGTGACGGCAGTCTTGAACCTCTGGCACTGATTCAGCAGGCCTCTGCCAAAGGGCTTACCCAACTGGCTGTGACGGATCACCATTCCAGTTTGTCGTTCCAACCCATGCAGGACTGGCTCAAACAGCAGCGTGATTGCGGTCAAACGGTCCCATATCTCTGGAGCGGCATGGAAATCAGTGCAATCCTGCGCGGTTGCCTGGTTCACGTTCTTGCCCTCGGTTTCGAACCGGCTCACAGGTCACTTGCTATTTACAACCACGGTGATGCAGCTGTGGGGGAAGCACTCAGAGCCGAGAGCGTCTGTGAAGCAATTCATGATGCTGGAGGGCTGGCGATTCTTGCCCATCCAGGTCGGTACAGAGTCGGCTTCGCTGATCTGATTGATGCCGCTGCAGAACTTGGATTTGACGGAGGTGAAGCCTGGTACGACTACGACATGCAACCCCGTTGGAGCTGGTCTCCCGTGGTCTGTGAAGCCATTGATCGCCGCTTGAAGAACCTTGGCCTTTTGCGTACGTGTGGAACAGACAGTCACGGCTTAGACCTAGAAGGTCGCTAAGTTCGACGCACTTCCCTGTCTGTGGGTATGGGCCTCTTCGATCGTCTGCTTAATTCCAGCTCGGATCAAAACGAGCCCCAAACCGGTCCAAAGGCAGAGAAAGCCAAGCCGGAAGCCTTCTTCCTCGACAGCGACAAGTCTTCGTCGCTGGGAGATCGCAATTACATGCGCGAGGCCAAAACCATCCGACGTACCTTTCCTGGAACACTCGATAGTCCAGGTGGCAAAGAATTAGTCACTGAGGTCGATGCCCTGGATCTCAAGGTTGACAAGCGCACGGAGGGCCTCGGTGGTACTCAGGTGAAAGAGGAGGTGACTAGGGTCATCCAAGACGGCATTCCCAAGCCGGTGAAGAAGACCTTTGCCGAAACGATGACCCAGTCAGAGCTGGATCAGAAACTCAAAGGCAACGCTTTGATCCAAGCAGGTGTCAACGCCACGGCTGCTGCCGATGCAGCTCCATTGGCCCGTAAACAAGAGCTCAAACCCAAGGAAGAACCGAAGGCGTCCACCTCAGGTTCGCAAAAGAGTAATAAGCCAGGGTCAATCGATCCGTTCCTCTCCATGGTTCGGGACCTCAATAAATAAGTCCGCCAATCAGCGGTTGAAGTCATTTCCTTCAACCGCTCGCTCCGATTCGAGCAACAAGAGTCTGATTGCATCCAGGAGCGAGGCATCGGGGTTGGCCCAGAGACCCC
Above is a window of Synechococcus sp. BIOS-U3-1 DNA encoding:
- a CDS encoding PHP domain-containing protein → MPADHHPLRSVLETVGPDSCPGQFNFHCHTLCSDGSLEPLALIQQASAKGLTQLAVTDHHSSLSFQPMQDWLKQQRDCGQTVPYLWSGMEISAILRGCLVHVLALGFEPAHRSLAIYNHGDAAVGEALRAESVCEAIHDAGGLAILAHPGRYRVGFADLIDAAAELGFDGGEAWYDYDMQPRWSWSPVVCEAIDRRLKNLGLLRTCGTDSHGLDLEGR